In the Anastrepha obliqua isolate idAnaObli1 chromosome 1, idAnaObli1_1.0, whole genome shotgun sequence genome, one interval contains:
- the LOC129236281 gene encoding mucin-5AC isoform X1 gives MQMLQQQFTITGSAPHQANQAQHTQQVFQIIQGPQGQIVAAPAGQQHSLQQRLIGSTATVQTHLAPTSYSSLNSTTTNTTTKSTKPPQQILPKPQHQSCNDASQQQQSLQQHQKTKVGGGNAATATVHSNTSNMAQMPQISQSPQPQQAQISVSAAPTSGAAAQQQQILLPTGATASLTTQQPLLLNQMPVLVQQNTPQSVQLILRPPTPQLTATPSLVIQNARPQAQLQQQQPQQLLRILGTNGATMQLAAATPTFIVSSQANLIQQTANHIQTIKTNPQNSAITQLTGLHAALSASNQQRSHQPFTTTATINTSHLLGPSVAAQLQNLHLAAAAANGGSITQIQMPNGPSPATATILSQLPAQFQQSLNNAATGGGSLINLNQLSGANIQQLAAAAAAAGATFQTPPPPPTSSSANVDLYNAQHTTLPSLTHTSQASEPMRQPTPTLLQNAGGATVTINQQQLTNGHQATSLMSAGAANSGASNATIQIQQQQQSAQSQPEPKKKAKPRKKKQPTASIAASSAAASVQSPAITTTAPSPSPTSQTKNAPNAVSSSAPNPITHKFNTPISMSNTTGAMPQLQFSQSSPQNVKLAFTNSSSGHSAQSQTNQPQQQQEQARPKLDLGNVMKLCGIMEDDDDDDYMDAMSTHDENASTPASNVPHPPPQQSQAAPTSSLSSTTGPAPPNANDIMISIPNQNGSDSMPFTVTIPAAAALSAAATSNNSGNDTTEPHNIFIKIDQNDTASTPYTISIPRLPTAEEIQQQAQQHLAQQAAAAAAAAAAAAAAAQQSNNKTAPPTMSFSMPTGNGSQLQSMQQSQSQPQSQLFNITAGGNSLQLSTSNSNPTIAITTPATTTTTTTTATVKPRRKPAVRRNGKKQDNITPAAAPANTASSAAPTSITTTTTTTNSVSVMPSLTTTITPAISTASAASLTTPVQMQQQSALGTPLTPAPSTLSAQSAAPTLTATVAGAPQVPSQIGNIQISQVDGTKMLPNHNGGGTVENKIQIMPILDGMAASGGGPHIKITTQPPASPYQTQSHQQQQQQQQPQHHHQQQPQILFQPPHSQANVQTHEAPAVTIKPTSDGRQVQLVAIPQTSGPTAVAASSNQTPTVQQQPTNSMAPNNSSNSSGNNNNGMPASTTATILSPQLTGMPSSVSISVGSPASAAALIPQLTGNLTLAVSEHCERLILRHDPNQPPDKQSQIILHALLKGALPNLAIINEPTKLDTSNNSNNGISSQLNSRTNLGALSATAPQLLPPASVNSALQSQQAKSVIGSSTGAIGKLTLPSHVAAAIATKTSTIQLQFNSAQSAASSGASASAGTMGSTLQLQLPQQSPQQLMAQQQTQQQKALQQQQQQQVAANSARTPEIAQQQQQQQQMQHQQQHPMLPQVNQAPPPPQINALLGAAPLTAQSQQRYVSLPKINASSQQIFSLNSETNHITPISPTQTAASIGPTERLLIAPAGINAQQLAQCLQLGQIHFNDVNPLPPSTQPQPTLMGMNPTLSTNQHAAQQQQPQLQQQQRLQPPQQQIVHPQPIQPLSSAASGVNNNCASAVPNVITKQVANVAPIIDQSKAKLEPAKVAAPTGAVPKKKPVRKPKATTTAADVASGTAGIKNASVVKPMPKLDPLSQKLNNSPVLAVQPNVASGKQVGAASAASSLTTTTTNNSKQPFQQPNKLVAVTAPLQLQQQLQPQQQSQSTSSAPMMQQSPNMRSIVSSANITGSSITTTSSSSLISPTTTNSSMALTSSSTLVVPSFSSNNEPPSLSALNPASNVNASQQQPHPSPQAQHQQQQPHQQHTVSRVQTIQLTAQQQQMFKQVQMQIQFLTIKLQHKSLLASLPLPPDFDPAAITAYTKPMSDAEINMALQRLYTEQQRILAAGKEMPTPEAYLQMPPIGHGAGITLMSQPPPIQQHQQQVGIGKVNASGIPANIVQPNNHSSNMSITATSMGGAMAGQQTQTQTQAQAQAGVTHRIHIYPMQHHQTVQQNKQQQQQQQQQSKSLQTAAASRGKDSANASGKGKTPTSTQLQMAQSSNSTLMPLSAQKQQPTLVPTTKAPALHYQQQQQQQFMLQKPSLVSSSSSSSSSTNLMNGPPPLVFSSPLIAAAAASTSASSTSSATLFTPSANCFVQQQHQQTLQQLHTYSQAPVSSLSTITPSASPLNSVATLSTANSAMTIVTAATASTSNASSVACTSVSADAMAMTTVASTTAAPTLGTAVAAVASTTTPDTQAKLQIQGSNASYAFSSSTASPITTTATLMSSTSVGTHLIKSEESLSPQPKLARLSLFLRQLELDQHACLKPDYLNPFQDKEEAVKRLIRYHCMYESVEDLPFEDEERFEQTAVHCQEKYHKISTKYQKILMQESTLAHRTSETCQIQQLMIDDLRTEIEHLRNGGREQALCEQQQQQQQDLNEGEHVEQKVELLPPTVMEETKLELKAVIDEPEMGTSKTLLDNDATLNTCEIKMEQSDNTISNTNFICNTDKTVAPPSPVVDKFDLLKHSTSNSTPNTSCNKQQRIATSQQAQQQQKSQNEMSSKKEEKASWHSAATAGATSYTNLNSDSLETDAGKSKLAASNFYTTCNKHLNGITKRDGAQLPATSSYVKKEFENFDIESEITPSFIMKKVEHKEVLPSTQPSPVNSGKTHNKHLREKSERSKAHEQQPQSQQQQQQQQQKAPTSAPASNSFVAQYLQHNSKQQQLQHQQQLKQQQQEDDWLCLQKELNLIHTENKMSLQQQQQINNLQQQQQSQATKSLNPFESSPSNDSGSSMGTVSSAQSGQLIDLFPNGCISKNNQSSPSSNDSTQHQQQQQQHQNCDQELQLSGDQQQHNNHPNHQQQEQSTHNHMQSTLNEFFDSGDDMADVHKSVETRLEAMFGESPVHLSKSGGSDTHDIEAGLDDIFGDGKSNDNNVDTKSKQEQHLQQQQRLWDSELTAANTFMRVANTQESVLFENEQQQMQLNQQHLQQSLQLNITNNSTRWIQHIDAPFSEFIGNAGGDCGETRKRRWNAELMSPEADDTLDGAKKICTMSGSSSSSSPISAQQQQQQQQQHQQSQHHHESIIEADLLSLHDGIRVEPAATQMLQMSAQQQAVFCQTQQQFSTLLDGVDHHQQHFGSAQHQQQQQQLLQQNMQQQNLHHHPLHSHLQAHVHNNHIGGGDFDDDISRHVQNAIDSILNLQNSESADSLNFSLDHSMGSLLGDSILDDRQQQASVNCQDGVKRRHHLVDELGDCLISGGGSGPAAGDNASHILLDSSQHHHAQQQQQALLNHNHHQGMQQNNHHQQPPQLNHHQQQQQQQQRTQQQSLLGNDFSCVAAGLVDEAVKSIMTS, from the exons ATGCAAATGTTGCAGCAACAATTTACGATAACAGGCAGTGCGCCGCATCAAGCGAATCAAGCGCAGCACACTCAACAGGTCTTTCAAATCATCCAGGGGCCGCAGGGGCAAATTGTTGCGGCACCGGCTGGGCAGCAACATTCCCTGCAGCAACGTCTAATAGGCAGCACCGCAACAGTTCAAACACATCTGGCGCCTACGTCGTACAGTAGTCTTAACAGTACAACAACGAATACAACAACAAAGTCAACTAAACCGCCGCAACAAATACTGCCAAAGCCACAACACCAGTCCTGCAACGATGCCAGTCAACAGCAACAATCGCTGCAGCAACATCAGAAAACTAAAGTCGGTGGTGGAAATGCGGCAACCGCCACTGTACACAGCAACACTAGTAATATGGCGCAAATGCCACAGATCTCGCAATCACCGCAGCCGCAACAGGCACAGATCAGTGTCTCGGCTGCGCCCACCTCAGGTGCCGccgcgcaacaacaacaaatacttcTGCCAACAGGCGCCACAGCCAGTTTAACAACGCAACAACCTTTGTTGCTCAATCAAATGCCAGTTCTGGTGCAACAGAATACGCCACAAAGCGTGCAGCTAATACTGCGGCCACCTACGCCCCAGCTAACGGCGACACCATCATTGGTGATCCAAAATGCGCGTCCACAAGcgcaactgcaacaacaacagccacaaCAATTGCTGCGTATACTGGGCACAAATGGTGCAACCATGCAACTGGCCGCCGCCACTCCCACCTTTATAGTATCTTCACAGGCTAACCTCATACAACAGACTGCAAATCATATACAAACAATTAAAACGAACCCCCAAAATTCGGCCATAACGCAGCTGACTGGCTTGCACGCTGCACTTTCGGCGTCAAATCAGCAACGATCTCATCAGCCGTTCACCACAACGGCAACCATAAACACCAGTCACTTGCTAGGGCCGAGCGTGGCCGCACAGCTGCAAAATCTGCATTTGGCTGCCGCGGCGGCAAACGGTGGCAGCATTACACAAATTCAAATGCCTAACGGGCCATCGCCAGCAACGGCAACAATACTCTCACAGTTACCGGCGCAGTTTCAGCAAAGCCTGAACAATGCCGCAACTGGTGGCGGGTCACTCATCAACTTAAATCAATTAAGTGGAGCGAATATTCAGCAGTTGGCAGCGGCAGCTGCGGCAGCGGGCGCGACTTTTCAAACTCCACCACCACCGCCCACAAGTTCCAGCGCAAATGTAGATCTTTACAATGCTCAGCACACGACGCTACCTAGTTTGACGCATACGTCTCAAGCATCGGAACCAATGCGTCAACCTACACCCACGTTGTTGCAGAATGCGGGCGGTGCCACTGTAACCATAAATCAACAGCAACTAACCAATGGGCACCAGGCAACTTCCTTAATGAGCGCTGGAGCTGCTAACAGTGGTGCATCAAATGCCACAATACAAatccagcaacagcagcagtccGCACAGTCACAGCCTGAACCGAAAAAGAAAGCAAAGCcccgaaaaaagaaacaacCCACTGCCAGCATAGCGGCATCATCAGCTGCGGCTTCGGTGCAGTCGCCTGCAATAACGACAACGGCACCTTCACCCTCGCCTACGTCGCAAACAAAAAATGCCCCAAATGCTGTATCCTCTAGTGCGCCCAACCCAATAACCCACAAATTCAACACACCCATCAGCATGAGTAACACCACAGGCGCTATGCCACAGCTCCAATTCTCGCAATCGTCTCCTCAAAACGTAAAATTGGCATTTACAAATAGCAGCAGCGGCCACAGTGCACAGAGTCAAACAAATCAGCCGCAGCAACAACAGGAGCAAGCACGCCCAAAACTTGATCTCGGCAATGTTATGAAGTTATGCGGCATAATggaggatgatgatgatgatgattacaTGGACGCCATGTCAACACATGATGAGAACGCTTCCACTCCAGCGTCTAACGTACCACATCCGCCGCCACAACAATCACAGGCAGCGCCAACATCATCACTCTCTTCCACAACTGGGCCGGCACCACCAAACGCTAATGATATAATGATCTCTATACCCAATCAAAACGGCTCCGATTCCATGCCCTTTACTGTCACAATACCCGCGGCAGCAGCATTGAGTGCTGCAGCGACGTCCAACAATAGTGGTAATGATACGACTGAACCTCACAATATCTTTATCAAAATCGACCAAAATGACACAGCTTCTACGCCCTACACGATCTCCATACCACGTCTGCCGACTGCTGAGGAAATACAACAGCAGGCGCAACAGCATTTGGCACAGCAAGCTGCggctgcagcagcagcagcagccgccGCCGCAGCGGCAGCACAACAATCCAATAATAAGACAGCGCCACCCACAATGAGTTTCAGCATGCCCACAGGCAATGGTTCACAATTGCAGTCCATGCAGCAGTCCCAATCGCAGCCGCAGTCGCAGCTGTTTAACATAACAGCCGGTGGCAACTCTCTGCAACTGTCCACTTCCAATAGTAATCCCACAATAGCCATCACTACACCCGCAACcacaacaaccacaaccacGACAGCAACAGTGAAACCAAGACGCAAGCCAGCAGTGCGTCGCAATGGCAAAAAGCAGGATAATATTACACCTGCCGCGGCACCTGCAAACACTGCAAGCAGCGCAGCACCGACCTCAATTACTACAACCACAACGACTACGAACAGTGTGTCGGTGATGCCTTCCTTGACAACCACAATTACACCTGCCATATCAACGGCATCAGCTGCGTCACTCACAACACCGGTTCAAATGCAGCAGCAAAGCGCTTTAGGTACACCACTCACACCGGCGCCGTCAACCCTATCGGCACAATCTGCTGCGCCTACATTAACCGCAACGGTGGCGGGTGCACCGCAAGTTCCTAGCCAAATTGGCAATATACAAATATCGCAAGTAGATGGAACGAAAATGCTACCAAATCATAATGGAGGTGGCACCGTAGAgaacaaaatacaaattatgCCAATTTTGGATGGTATGGCTGCTTCGGGCGGAG GGCCCCATATTAAGATAACAACTCAGCCGCCGGCTTCGCCATACCAAACGCAGTcgcatcagcaacaacaacaacaacaacagccacagcatcatcatcaacagcagccacaaattttatttcaaccaCCTCATTCTCAGGCAAACGTACAAACACACGAAGCTCCCGCCGTTACTATAAAACCAACTTCGGACGGCCGTCAAGTGCAACTAGTAGCCATACCACAAACGTCAGGTCCCACCGCGGTGGCGGCTTCATCGAATCAAACACCAACAGTACAACAACAACCCACCAACTCAATGGCtcccaacaacagcagcaacagcagtggTAACAATAATAATGGCATGCCAGCGTCGACAACTGCCACTATACTATCACCACAGCTGACCGGTATGCCCAGCAGCGTATCAATATCGGTAGGCTCGCCAGCATCAGCAGCTGCTCTTATTCCACAACTTACAGGCAATCTGACCTTGGCCGTTTCTGAGCACTGTGAGCGTCTGATATTGCGGCATGACCCCAATCAGCCGCCGGACAAACAATCGCAGATAATTCTGCATGCTCTACTTAAAGGTGCTTTGCCAAATTTGGCAATAATCAATGAGCCAACCAAATTGGATACCAGTAATAATAGCAATAACGGTATCAGCAGTCAACTTAACAGCCGAACGAATTTGGGTGCTTTGAGTGCAACAGCACCACAACTGCTGCCACCGGCTTCAGTGAACAGTGCTTTACAATCGCAGCAAGCTAAATCTGTTATTGGGTCTAGCACGGGCGCTATAGGTAAACTCACGCTGCCATCGCATGTAGCGGCGGCCATAGCAACAAAAACGTCTACAATACAGTTGCAATTCAATTCCGCGCAATCAGCCGCGTCAAGCGGCGCATCTGCATCTGCAGGGACAATGGGCTCAACCCTACAGTTGCAATTGCCGCAGCAGTCACCACAGCAGCTGATGGCGCAACAACAGACGCAGCAACAAAAAGccctacaacagcaacaacaacaacaagtcgcAGCCAATTCGGCAAGAACGCCGGAAATtgcacagcagcagcaacaacaacaacaaatgcagcATCAGCAGCAACACCCAATGCTGCCACAGGTGAACCAAGCGCCGCCACCGCCGCAAATCAACGCGCTACTTGGTGCTGCCCCATTGACCGCGCAAAGCCAACAACGTTACGTATCTTTGCCGAAAATAAATGCATcatcacagcaaatattttctcTGAACAGCGAAACGAATCATATCACTCCCATTAGTCCAACCCAGACTGCCGCATCGATTGGCCCCACCGAACGTTTGCTTATTGCGCCAGCCGGCATCAATGCTCAGCAATTAGCACAATGTCTGCAGCTGGGTCAAATACATTTCAACGATGTAAATCCGTTGCCACCAAGCACGCAGCCGCAACCCACCCTAATGGGCATGAATCCGACGCTGAGCACCAACCAGCATGCAGCGCAGCAACAGCAGCCACAATTGCAACAGCAGCAACGCTTACAGCCACCGCAGCAACAAATTGTGCACCCGCAGCCCATCCAGCCACTAAGTAGTGCAGCCAGCGGCGTTAACAACAACTGCGCTAGTGCCGTACCGAACGTCATAACTAAGCAGGTGGCCAATGTGGCACCTATTATTGATCAGAGTAAAGCTAAGTTGGAGCCGGCGAAAGTTGCAGCGCCAACTGGCGCAGTTCCCAAAAAGAAGCCAGTGCGTAAACCGAAGGCTACAACAACAGCTGCCGATGTGGCTAGCGGCACAGCAGGCATAAAGAATGCGAGCGTCGTCAAGCCGATGCCCAAATTGGATCCACTGTCACAGAAGCTGAACAATAGTCCTGTGCTGGCTGTGCAGCCGAATGTTGCTAGTGGCAAGCAAGTTGGTGCTGCGAGTGCGGCTAGCAgcctaacaacaacaacaactaataaTAGCAAACAACCATTTCAACAACCGAACAAGTTGGTGGCCGTAACGGCACCCTTGCAACTACAGCAACAGCTGCAGCCACAGCAACAATCGCAGTCAACGAGCAGCGCGCCTATGATGCAGCAGTCGCCAAATATGCGCAGCATTGTTAGCAGCGCGAATATTACAGGCAGCTCAATTACAACAACCAGCAGCAGCAGTCTCATCAGTCCCACCACCACCAACAGCAGCATGGCATTGACGTCTTCGTCAACACTTGTGGTGCCCAGTTTTAGCAGCAACAATGAGCCACCCTCCCTTTCGGCGCTAAATCCAGCGAGCAACGTGAACGCTTCACAACAGCAGCCGCATCCATCGCCGCAagcacaacaccaacaacagcagccTCATCAGCAGCACACCGTGTCACGTGTACAAACAATTCAACTGACCGCACAGCAGCAGCAAATGTTCAAACAGGTGCAAATGCAAATCCAGTTTTTGACTATTAAGTTGCAACATAAATCATTGCTGGCGTCGCTGCCACTGCCGCCAGATTTTGATCCGGCCGCCATAACCGCCTATACCAAACCAATGAGTGATGCCGAGATAAATATGGCCTTGCAGCGTCTTTACACGGAGCAGCAGCGCATCTTGGCCGCCGGCAAGGAGATGCCTACACCGGAGGCCTATCTGCAAATGCCGCCAATAGGTCATGGCGCTGGCATTACGCTGATGTCGCAGCCGCCACCGATACAACAGCACCAACAACAGGTGGGCATTGGCAAAGTGAATGCCTCTGGCATACCGGCGAATATCGTACAGCCTAATAATCACTCATCTAACATGTCGATTACGGCAACATCTATGGGTGGTGCAATGGCTGGTCAGCAGACGCAGACGCAAACACAAGCACAGGCACAGGCAGGAGTTACGCatcgcatacatatatatcccaTGCAGCATCATCAAACAGTTCAACAAAataaacagcagcagcagcaacaacaacagcagtccAAATCGCTGcaaacagcagcagcatcacGTGGCAAAGACAGCGCCAACGCTAGCGGAAAAGGAAAAACTCCAACATCCACCCAACTACAAATGGCGCAGAGTTCCAACAGCACGCTGATGCCATTAAGCGCGCAAAAGCAGCAGCCAACACTAGTGCCAACAACCAAAGCGCCAGCATTGCACtaccagcagcagcaacaacaacaattcatgCTACAAAAGCCGTCATTagtaagcagcagcagcagcagcagcagtagtacAAACCTCATGAATGGACCACCGCCATTAGTGTTCTCTAGCCCCTTAATTGCGGCGGCAGCAGCCTCCACAAGCGCGAGCAGCACGTCTTCGGCTACACTTTTTACACCCAGCGCGAATTGTTTCGTACAACAGCAGCACCAACAGACACTTCAGCAGTTGCATACGTATTCCCAAGCGCCTGTTAGCAGCCTGTCTACGATTACGCCCAGCGCTTCACCACTCAACTCAGTTGCAACGCTAAGCACCGCCAACAGCGCCATGACAATTGTAACAGCGGCAACAGCATCAACATCTAATGCTAGCAGCGTTGCTTGTACGAGCGTGTCTGCTGACGCAATGGCAATGACAACAGTCGCCAGTACAACAGCTGCACCAACCTTAGGAACAGCGGTTGCGGCAGTCGCAAGTACGACAACACCAGATACGCAAGCCAAATTGCAAATACAGGGAAGTAATGCATCGTACGCATTTAGCTCCAGCACAGCCAGCCCCATCACCACCACGGCTACTCTAATGTCATCCACTTCTGTGGGCACTCATCTCATCAAATCCGAAGAGAGTTTGTCACCCCAGCCGAAACTTGCACGTCTTTCTTT GTTTTTGCGTCAACTGGAATTGGATCAGCACGCGTGCTTGAAACCGGACTATCTCAACCCATTTCAGGATAAAGAGGAGGCTGTTAAGCGGCTAATAAG ATATCATTGCATGTACGAAAGTGTTGAGGATTTACCATTTGAAGATGAAGAGCGCTTTGAGCAGACGGCGGTACATTGTCAGGAAAAATACCACAAAATTTCAACCAAATACCAAAAGATATTGATGCAGGAGTCAACG ctGGCACATCGCACATCGGAAACCTGTCAGATTCAGCAACTGATGATTGATGATCTAAGGACTGAAATTGAGCACCTGCGTAATGGTGGACGGGAGCAAGCATTGtgcgaacagcagcaacagcaacaacaagatcTGAATGAAGGCGAGCACGTCGAACAAAAGGTGGAACTTTTGCCGCCAACTGTAATGGAAGAAACAAAGCTGGAGTTAAAAGCTGTAATAGATGAGCCGGAGATGGGCACAAGTAAAACTCTCTTAGACAACGATGCCACGCTCAACACATGTGAGATTAAGATGGAACAAAGCGACAATACTATTAGCAatactaattttatttgcaacacAGACAAAACAGTAGCACCGCCATCACCAGTTGTTGACAAATTCGATTTGTTGAAGCATAGCACAAGCAATAGCACACCAAACACTAGCTGTAACAAGCAGCAGCGTATAGCGACGAGCCAACAAGCTCAGCAGCAGCAGAAGTCACAAAACGAGATGTCgtcaaagaaagaagaaaaagctAGTTGGCATAGCGCAGCTACTGCGGGAGCAACATCATATACGAATTTAAATTCCGATTCTCTTGAGACGGACGCTGGCAAAAGCAAACTCGCTGCGTCCAATTTCTACACCACTTGCAACAAGCACCTGAACGGTATAACTAAACGGGATGGTGCGCAGTTACCAGCTACGAGTTCCTATGTCAAGAAGGAGTTTGAGAATTTCGATATTGAATCTGAAATAACACCgagttttattatgaaaaaggtGGAGCATAAAGAAGTGCTGCCATCGACACAGCCGTCGCCAGTGAATAGCGGCAAAACGCATAACAAACACCTCAGAGAAAAGAGTGAACGCAGCAAGGCACACGAACAGCAGCCGCAatcacaacagcagcagcagcagcagcagcaaaaggCACCAACAAGTGCACCAGCAAGCAATAGTTTTGTTGCACAATATCTGCAACACAACTCGAAGCAGCAACAGTTGCAGCACCAACAGCAGttaaaacagcagcaacaagaaGACGATTGGTTATGCTTACAGAAAGAGTTAAATCTGATACatacagaaaataaaatgtccttacagcaacaacaacagataaATAAtctgcagcagcaacagcagtcaCAGGCAACGAAATCGCTTAATCCCTTCGAGAGCTCACCTAGCAATGATAGTGGCAGTAGTATGGGCACCGTTAGCAGCGCACAGTCCGGACAATTAATAGACCTCTTTCCGAATGGTTGCATTAGTAAAAACAACCAATCAAGCCCCAGCAGCAATGACTCTACtcagcatcagcagcagcagcagcaacaccaaAACTGCGATCAAGAGTTGCAGCTTAGTGGCGACCAGCAGCAACATAACAATCATCCAAACCATCAACAACAAGAGCAAAGCACACACAATCACATGCAGTCAACACTCAATGAGTTCTTCGACTCCGGTGACGATATGGCAGATGTGCACAAATCTGTGGAGACGCGTCTTGAAGCTATGTTTGGCGAGTCACCTGTTCATCTGAGTAAAAGTGGGGGTAGTGATACGCATGATATTGAAGCGGGGTTGGATGATATTTTCGGCGATGGCAAATCGAACGATAATAACGTTGATACAAAATCGAAACAAGAACAACAcctgcaacagcaacaacgtcTATGGGATAGCGAACTTACGGCAGCGAACACTTTTATGCGTGTCGCAAACACACAGGAGAGTGTGCTGTTTGAAAAtgagcaacaacaaatgcaGCTCAATCAACAGCACTTGCAACAAAGCTTACAATTAAACATTACCAACAATTCGACACGTTGGATTCAACACATCGATGCACCCTTTAGTGAGTTCATTGGTAATGCTGGCGGCGATTGTGGTGAAACGCGTAAAAGGCGTTGGAATGCTGAATTGATGTCGCCTGAAGCGGATGATACGCTCGATGGCGCGAAGAAGATATGTACCATGTCCGGTTCGTCGAGTTCATCGTCACCAATATcagcgcaacaacaacaacagca